The following proteins are co-located in the Phyllostomus discolor isolate MPI-MPIP mPhyDis1 chromosome 1, mPhyDis1.pri.v3, whole genome shotgun sequence genome:
- the CREM gene encoding cAMP-responsive element modulator isoform X5, giving the protein MPTYQIRAPPTSLPQGVVVAASPGSLHSPQQLAEEATRKRELRLMKNREAARECRRKKKEYVTCLENRVAVLEKQNKTLIEELKALKDLYCHKAE; this is encoded by the exons ATGCCAACTTATCAGATCCGAGCTCCTCCGACTTCTTTGCCTCAGGGAGTGGTGGTGGCTGCCTCCCCAGGAAGTttgcacagcccccagcaacttgCAGAAGAAGCCACACGCAAACGAGAGCTGAGGTTGATGAAAAACAG GGAAGCTGCCCGGGAGTGTcgcaggaagaagaaagaatatgtCACATGTCTTGAAAATCGTGTGGCTGtgcttgaaaaacaaaacaagactctCATTGAGGAACTCAAGGCCCTTAAAGATCTTTATTGCCATAAAGCAGAGTAA
- the CREM gene encoding cAMP-responsive element modulator isoform X2, giving the protein MQKTIMAVTGDETDEDTELAPSHMAAATGDMPTYQIRAPPTSLPQGVVVAASPGSLHSPQQLAEEATRKRELRLMKNREAAKECRRRKKEYVKCLESRVAVLEVQNKRLIEELETLKDICSPKTD; this is encoded by the exons atgaggacactgaacttgccccaagtcacatggctg CTGCCACTGGTGACATGCCAACTTATCAGATCCGAGCTCCTCCGACTTCTTTGCCTCAGGGAGTGGTGGTGGCTGCCTCCCCAGGAAGTttgcacagcccccagcaacttgCAGAAGAAGCCACACGCAAACGAGAGCTGAGGTTGATGAAAAACAG ggaaGCTGCTAAAGAATGTCGACGTcgaaagaaagaatatgtaaaatgtcTGGAGAGTCGAGTTGCAGTGCTGGAAGTTCAGAACAAGAGGCTTATAGAGGAACTTGAAACCTTGAAAGATATTTGCTCTCCTAAAACAGATTAG
- the CREM gene encoding cAMP-responsive element modulator isoform X1 — MQKTIMAVTGDETDEDTELAPSHMAAATGDMPTYQIRAPPTSLPQGVVVAASPGSLHSPQQLAEEATRKRELRLMKNREAARECRRKKKEYVTCLENRVAVLEKQNKTLIEELKALKDLYCHKAE; from the exons atgaggacactgaacttgccccaagtcacatggctg CTGCCACTGGTGACATGCCAACTTATCAGATCCGAGCTCCTCCGACTTCTTTGCCTCAGGGAGTGGTGGTGGCTGCCTCCCCAGGAAGTttgcacagcccccagcaacttgCAGAAGAAGCCACACGCAAACGAGAGCTGAGGTTGATGAAAAACAG GGAAGCTGCCCGGGAGTGTcgcaggaagaagaaagaatatgtCACATGTCTTGAAAATCGTGTGGCTGtgcttgaaaaacaaaacaagactctCATTGAGGAACTCAAGGCCCTTAAAGATCTTTATTGCCATAAAGCAGAGTAA
- the CREM gene encoding cAMP-responsive element modulator isoform X4: MAAATGDMPTYQIRAPPTSLPQGVVVAASPGSLHSPQQLAEEATRKRELRLMKNREAARECRRKKKEYVTCLENRVAVLEKQNKTLIEELKALKDLYCHKAE, translated from the exons atggctg CTGCCACTGGTGACATGCCAACTTATCAGATCCGAGCTCCTCCGACTTCTTTGCCTCAGGGAGTGGTGGTGGCTGCCTCCCCAGGAAGTttgcacagcccccagcaacttgCAGAAGAAGCCACACGCAAACGAGAGCTGAGGTTGATGAAAAACAG GGAAGCTGCCCGGGAGTGTcgcaggaagaagaaagaatatgtCACATGTCTTGAAAATCGTGTGGCTGtgcttgaaaaacaaaacaagactctCATTGAGGAACTCAAGGCCCTTAAAGATCTTTATTGCCATAAAGCAGAGTAA